The following are encoded in a window of Hippoglossus stenolepis isolate QCI-W04-F060 chromosome 10, HSTE1.2, whole genome shotgun sequence genomic DNA:
- the mrpl33 gene encoding 39S ribosomal protein L33, mitochondrial, with protein sequence MFLTTANLAKAKSKAVLVQMMSSAGTGYFFNTKRNRLRDKMVLRKHDPIVNTHVLFFEKRKIRSV encoded by the exons ATGTTTCTTACCACAGCGAATT TGGCCAAGGCGAAATCAAA GGCCGTCCTGGTGCAGATGATGAGCTCTGCGGGCACAGGCTACTTCTTCAACACCAAGAGGAACCGTCTCCGAGACAAGATGGTGCTGCGCAAACACGATCCTATCG TGAACACGCATGTCCTATTCTTTGAGAAGAGGAAGATCAGATCAGTTTAA